The genomic stretch GACTTTTTATAAAATTGTCCTCCGCGTGATTCTGAGAGTTTCCACCCGCTGGACGCTGCAAAGCTCGGATCTAGAGGCTCAGGCAAGTGCTTGTGCTGGGGGAGCGCAGGGTGGCCCCTGCGCCCTGAAAGGTGTGAGTAAAATACAGCTGTTTCCAGGGCCTCGTATGAAAAACATCTtagtaattttatattgattacatgttaacatgatatttttgatatattaggTTAAATATATATCACTAGCGTTGATTTTACCCTTTCAAAAAATCCTTTTCAATGTGGAGACTAGAAAACTTAGAATTAcgtatgggctgggtgcggtagctcacacctgtaatcccagctgctccgaaggttgaggcaggagaatcgcttgaacccaggaggtggaggttgcagtgagccgaaatcacaccactgcactccagcctgggcaacagagtgagacttcgtctcaacaacaacagcagcaaattAGAATTATATATGTAGCCCACTTTTATTTCTGTTAGACAGTGCTGATCTCTACCAAGTTTAAAACAGCAAGACcagcaacgtggcaaaaccccgtctctacaaaaaacacaaaaattagctgggtgtggtggtgggcccctggggtcccagctactcgggaggctgaggtgggaggatcgcttgggccccggaggtcgagcctgcagtgagcctgaCAGCACCTGTgtagcagagcgagactcagtctcaaaaacaagtTTAAGAATAGGATGAGGTGCCTAATCTATCAAATTCAGAAGCTGCCTTATAAAAGTATTCTATCAATGTTATAATGATACGTTAATTTCGATCTCTGTTATCTTTGAAATCATAAAAGTAATACACATTTATGCAGGTATTTTGATTTATTAACTCAAACATTATGCAGATTATTTGTCCttattgataatattttaaacaatctTCTTAGCTATAAAGAAGTCTTTCAGGTACTTCATTTGGAAAATTCCGACTGAAATAAAGATTAGTATTTGTGCAAAAGCCCACCATAAAACATTGCTATTTGTATCTTCACTGGTCGTTCGAAAATTTTCTTCACGGTCCTACGCGGAAAAGAAATAGACAGGTTTAGTGTCATAAAGTACTTAACTCACGATTTTGAGGGGAGGGTTGTTGTGGGCATTCAAGGTATTTAATATTACCCAATTAATATCTTACACCAGCGTATCCGTGCAGTCTGTTTTTTCTAAACCAGAAACCATTGCTTAGCCAAGTATAAGAGAGTAAAAATTAACCTTATAAaagatgtttttgtattttggtgtAAAATATCAGGAATTTGaccatttataaattttatttgctaCCATCAGGCAAAGCGAACATTACCCAATAGTGGTAGATTTCAGCATTTGAGTCCAGCCTTTATGCCAGGCATTAGGCCAAGCACTTGCATGCCTTATTTGCTTGTCACACCTGTCCTTATCTTcctgataaggaaactgaagcttagagatgACACAGATTACTGACAGGTAGTTGAGATTTAAGCCCATATCTGACCAATATCCACTTAGTGTAGTGACTCAAAAAGCACTTAATGTCATAAGAATAAAATTGTGATTTGGAAAGTGAGCATACATGAGCCTCTACAAATACATGGGATGCCTTTGGAAGCATTTATTCATTCTGCAAGCTCACCCCCTGTGCTACTGGGGACTTTGTTAGGCACAGGGCATCAAAAGATGAATGAACTGAAATTCTCTTTCCTAGAGGAGTTCATAGTCCAGCAGACAGAGTGAAGACAAATTGCTCTCTCTGGTCCCTGTGAATCCACACAGTTCTACCTCAGAGAGAAAGTGAGGAACAGGCAGTTCATTCTTTCCTTGGTCCAGGGGCTTTGTGTTGAGAAATGCGTTGCTGGTAGCAAGAGATAAAATAAGCTGAATAGGCAGACTGACCCTTTGATAGTTTTGTTCTTTGACTATTTGCTCAATTTGTTCAATTAGATGTTCAAGCTTGAAGGTAAGTTCATTAACTTTGTCCTTTGCTTGAGCAATGGCCGCATCAAGGTCGTGTTCACCAACTCGAATATCTAAGTGGATCCTCTGTACAaacagtaaaaaggaaaaaatggcacGTTTTTAAAAACAGCTCCACTCTTTTTCCTTACTTTCTCACTCTTGTATCCTCGTCCTTCgtttttctcccttcccccttTTCATAAGCAGGGCACTGCTTCACTCTTCAGCTCCCTTTTTCCCTCACTGCCACTCTTTCTTATCCTACTTGGTAGTCTTTCTTGTAATAATAATGCATTAAATGGTAAATTACTGAACTTATAGTATATTTCTACCTTCCTGAACATGAAATTAACTATTAGGTAAATGACTTTGGTGTGGAGAAAATTTGATTAATGCTCTGAGGGAAATTTTCTTTACATATAACTAAATTTCTTAAACTAAAGTACAAATTGTTTTCATCAGTTCTGAACACATTTAGAAAATAGCCAATCACCATCTATCGTGTAACACTTTTATTTATTAGAATTCCATTATTAATTCACCCTTCAGCCTTCACTTGTTTTCAAGCCTGAATAATCACAGTTCTTTTAACCTTCCCTCACAGCTCTTATTTTTCAAACCCTTTAATCAACTTCATGGCTCTCCTTTGAACCCCTTCCAAGCTCTCCAGCTCCCTCTTTGGTTGCTGCGCTGAGATCTGGGCATAGGACTTTAATAAGTTTCTAGCCAGTTTGAGTGTAATGGTTCTGCATACCAATGTCATGCTTGAATGGTGCTGACGCTGTGTTCATCAACAAGGACATGGGAAGCATATACTCACCAGCCTACTCCCTCCAAATGACACAAGCCTTGTAGAATTAGATTCTAAGCAAATGATGTGTTCACCAGGTGAATGTGAAGTAAAATAGAATGTCCCTTGCGGGCCATATAGCTTCGACAATATTACCTAGGATTAAGGATTTCCATAGATTGagtttattattttctagtttccattcttaaaaataaaactcctctATATATTATCTAGTAAAAAGTTGTGCCATTCCTAAACAAGAAATCAATGgctaataaacatgaaaaatattcagCCTTGCTAGTAATTAAAAAACTCAAACTACACTAAGATAGACCTTGTTCATTGTCAGATTGACTAAGATTTAAAAGTATCCAGGGATAGTGTGGACAACTACTGTTGTCTgacagaatatccaagaactgtgggacaactaCAAAAGGTGTAACTGGACACATAATGGGAGTACCAGATGgaggagaaacagagaaaagacatattttaagcaataatgactgagaatttttccccaaattaatgtcagatACCAAGCCATAGATTCAGGAAGCTCAGAGTATACCAAGCAGGATTAATCCCCTCACCCCCTCAACcccaaaatgaaaccaaaaagcTACGCCTAGGAATATCATTAAAACTGCAGAGAAgcaaacagaaataagaaaatcttGAGCAGCCAGAAGGGGGGAAAAACCTTACTTACAGAGCAGCAAATGTAAAAATTGCATCTGACCTCTCCTCAGAAGctatgcaagcaagaagagagtagagtgaaatatttaatgtattgAGAATAAAAAAATGACCAACCTAGACTTTGGTATCCTGCAAAATTATCCTGCAAGAGATAAGAGGGAATAAAGCCTTtcgcaaacaaataaaaactgaagGAATTTTTTGCTGGTAGATCTGCCttgtaagaaatgttaaaagaagttcttcagaaagaaggaaaatgatgtaGGTCAGAAACTCAAATCTGCATAAAGGATGAGCATTAGAAAAGTGGaggtaaaattaaaactttctattttcttgttcTTAACTGACCTAAGAAATATCACTTTATTCAAGATAATAGCAACAGTGTATCAAATGATCATAGTTTACATGTAAGTGAAATTAATGACAGCCACGATAAAATCAGGGGCAGCAGGGAAGAATTAGgaatattttgttaataaaagGCACttgcggctgggcatggtggctcacgcctgtaatcccagcactttgagaggctgaggcgggtggattacctgaggtcagaagttcaagaccagcctggccaacatcgtgaaaccctgtctgtactaaaaaatacaaaaaaaattagccagtcgtggtggtgggtgcctgtaattccagctactcagaaggctgaggcagggagaattgcttgaacccgggaggcagaggttacagtgagctgagttcgtgccaacctgggtgacagagtgagactccatctcaaaaaaaaaaaaaaaaagacactaccCGTGAAGTGGTAGTGTAGTGTTATTTGAAATTAGACTTGGACTAGTTGTGAATGTATGTGGCAAACTCTAGGGCAACTTCATATGCTAACAGAGAGAATGGAATCACAGAAAATGCTCAgttaaaaccacaaaaggcacgaaaaagaggagaagaaaaaaataatgagggCAATGAATAGGAAATGGTAACAAATATGGCAGATATTAATCCAGCTATATAAATCATCACTTTAAATGTTAATGGTCTGTGTCCTTGGCCTGGGTAGAGTGGCACCTTGTTGGTGGTGCCCATCTTATATCAGCCAGGGACAAAGCAACCCTTGTTCATCCCAGCTTGGCTTTTGATCTGTACCCATACCTGGTTCATGCCTTGGacacatagaaaaaaatgtcaatGGTCTAAATACACCAGTTAAAAAATAGAGTGGATCAAAAAATGAGACCCAATTATGTGTTGTCTGTAAGAAAATCATTTGAAATGTAAAGACACATAGATTAAAAGTGAAGGGATAGGGAAAGATACACCATGCTAACCTTAATCAAAGGAAGGCTGGAGTAGCTGTATTAATTTCAggcaaagtagacttcagaagcaATGAAAATTATCAGGGATAATTACATAACGGAGCAGTACATAATGATAGAGGGGTTAATTCTCTAAGAAGACAACAATCCTTAACGTGTATGTACCTGACAATAGAGCATGAAAGTATGTGAAGTAAAGCctgatagaactgcaaggaaAAAACAGATGAACACTTTATTATAGTTGGAGTTTTCAACCCCTTCTGTCAGAAATGGACACATCCTGCAGGCCAAAATTAGTAAGGACGTCATTGAACTCAGTAGCACCATCAGTTGACTGGACATAATTGACACCTGTGATTACTTTATCCAGTGATAGCAGAggacacatttttctcaagttcacatggaacattcaccaagatagaccatattctgggccataTATCACACCTTAAcgaatttaaaataatagaaatcatacaatgtaTGTTCTCAGGCCTCAATAGAATTAAACTGGAAATCAGTAACAGAGAGATAGCTGGAAAATCGCAAAATActtggagattaaacaacacacttctaattaacacatgggtcaaagaagaaatctcaagacAAAATGAAACTACAACTTAccaaatttgtgggatgcaacAAAAGCAGTGACTAGAGGGAAATTGAAAGCATTGAATCCATATACAATTGGCTGTCTGTAATACCAGGTTTCACATCCATGGATTAAGCCAGCCATGGattgaatatatttgaaaaatatatatataacaaaaataatacaagtgAAAAACTACAGTGTAATAACTATGCAACATTTacattgtaagtaatctagaggtgatttaaatTAATGGGAGGATGTGCACTAGTTACCTGCAAACTACATCATTTCatataaaggacttgagcatcttcagaattttatatctttggagagtcctggaaccaatcccccacaaataccaagggatgactattaaaaaatgagatctaaaattaataatctaagcttccaccttaggaaactaggaaaagaagagaaaattaaatgcaaagtaagcagcagaataaaaataataaaaaccacagaagaaatcaattaaaaacaagaaatagaaaaaaataaacaaaaccaaaagctgattcttagaaaagattaaaaagctTCTAGCCAAGCTAAGAAAAAAAACGAAGATGACACAAACTACaaatatcagaaacaaaagaaggGGCATTACAAATCCCAtggacattaaaagaataataaaggaatactGTGAACAACTCcatgcccacaaatttgataacctaggTAAAActgaccaattccttaaaatacacAATCTAACAAAATACAAGAAGTAGacaatctgaatagacctatatcTAGTAAGAGGTTGAATTAATAGAAACTTTCCAAAGCAGAAAGCACCAGGCCCGGAtgggttcactggtgaattctaccaaacattgaaGGAAGAAATTGTGCCAGTTctctacaatctcttccagaagatAGACACAGAAGGAATACTTCctgattcattttatgaggccagcattaccttaataccaaaaccagacaataaGAAAACTACTGATCATTGTatctcatgaatatagatgcaaaaacccttaacaaaatattagcaaatgaaaatccaacaatatataaaaagaattatataccacAATCAAATGGGCCTTATTACAGATAcacaaggctggtttaacattaGAAATCAATTAGTGTAATTCATCACATCAAtaggtgaaagaagaaaaatcataccatcatatcaatagatgcagaaaaagcatttaacaacaGCCAACacccatttatgataaaaacGCATCAAACTAGAGATACGGGGGAACTTAATTTGatgaagaacatctacaaaaaaacctATAGCTAATATACTTACTGGTCAGAAACTAGAAACCTTTTCTTGGtggactggaagtcctagctaatgcagtagaaggaaataaagagtttgggaaggaagaaataaactgtctttgttcacaggTGACATGACTGTTTATGTATAAAACCCAAAAGAATTGACAAACTGCCAGAACTAGTAGGTGATTATagtaaggttgcaggatacaagatgaATATAAGAAAGTGAATCACTTTcctatatactaacaatgaagaagtggaatgtgaaataaaaagcacagtatcatttacattagcacGCTCCCtcaaattacttatttataaatctAACAATATGTGCAAGACCTATATGAGGAAAACAAAACTGTGGtgaaagaaatggagagaagacCATGTTCATAGATAAGAAGGCTTATTATTGTCAAAAtctcagttcttcccaacttgttCTATAGGTTCAACAGAATCCCAATACAATTCTAGCAAACCATTTTGTAaatattgacaagctgattctaatatTTATATGGAGAAACAGAAGACCCacaatagccaacacaatatcgAGGGGGAAGAATAAAAGAGGACCGAGACTACCCAACTTTAAGATTTACTatgaagctacagtaatcaaacagtgtgatattggtgaaagaatagacaaacagatcaatggaacagaatagagacttcAGATGTTGTTTCAGgcaatttttatgtcttttaaaaaaacagtgaatGGGTTTTAACGTGATAGTTTTTGGCCCAACTAAAATTTGGCTCTGGGTTTAATGTGCTTTGGAGACACTTTCAGATTGGTCAGTAAGGATTATTGGGAAAGTACAGAATTGGGGTTTGATATAACAAGGACCAGAAAGTATGGGCTAGAAGCATAGATGTGGGTGTGTAGGGAGCAGAGGGTAGCTGTCTTGACAAGTGGCTGGAGCTAGGAAAACAGTCCCAGTGGAGTTATTGTCAGTGAGGTGCCAAATGTGCCAAGAGAAAACTACTGAACAGGTGAAAATCAAGTGTCCAAAAATCCAACTGGATTGGAGTCTTCAGCACAGCTGTCTGTCTCCACGTAAGTGGGGGTGTCACAGTGTCTTCCTGAGCTTGGGCCAACCAGTTATCCAGTTCCATGAGAGTGGGAGTCCTGTCCTGCCTACTTCAAGCACCCTTTTCTTGCCAGCCAGAAAGAGTCCTATTCTGTTCTACAAGTCTTTGGTCCACCACCATTCTGCTACCCCATGAGCACAGCTCCAGGACAACTAGGTTTGAGTTAGTGGGCTGAGGAATTCATTGTCTTGAGCTTACATGGTGGGGGATGGATATCTCTGTTATATCCATTGTATATATGAGAAAACAGCATCAAAGCAGTCAAATAACCCATCCAAGGTTTTAGCTTATATGTGACAATCTATGCTTGAGTTTGATTCTGACTCCAAAATCCGTATTCTTTCCACATTACCTGGTGACTTTTATACTCCTCTGCTAACTCCTAGTGAGTAAGAGGTATATAAGACCAGACAGTCCCAGAGGGTGCTGCATTACTAGAGAACGCCCATGCCAaaatgggaggagggaggacTTGGCTTATCTGACCCTTGTGCTTGGGTGGGGCTGCAGCACCAGCAAAGTAGATGGGGCCTGGTTGGTGCAAAACCACAGGGATGCTTTGGCCCTAAGGTCCCTTTTGCCTAGCAAGATCAGCAAACCTCAAGATGACAAATCTGGGactcctcattttattttttaaaagctttttgtaTTATGGAGCCTGTCTCTGCTTCTCAACTAAACTATAGGCTCATTGAGGGCAGGCACTTTCTATGTTTTTATGTCATGCTATCATTCGGTGCTATATGCATTAAAAATTGTTAATTCCGGGTAGTGAGTGCTTCTGTAGAGCTTTTAAAACTGGGCTACATGATGCCTGAATATTTGGCAGATGACAAATTTTAGTAACAAAGTATAAAAGAATGTTTTACCTCATCATTGTAAGTTGTAATAGTCACAAACATTCCCAAACCAGGAGCAGATTCAAGGAACGTATGTCTGCCTATGTCCCATTGCTGTATCTTGAAAGtccctgtttcaaaaatataaGACATTACAAAATGTAAGAAACAGTAATAATGTTTATTAGATGTTACTGCTAAATTAAATGAATTTATCTTTCTCAGTTTACCTAAATCGTAAAACACTCTTCGTCTGAACAGCTATAGCTTGGTGATTAGGTATCTAACAGAGTAGAGGACTCTGGAATATAGAGGAAGACTTGAGTTCTTCATTTCTCACTCTTGTTGACTAGGTAACTTAACAAATTATTTCACCACTCTAAGCCTCCATTTCCTATTCAGAAAAATAGGGGTAATATATATCCCTCTCAAATCTCAGTTGTGAGAACGGCCGAAAATAAGCCTATGAAAGGTTTCCacctagaatgtaaactccatgtgAGCTGCCACTAAGAGATGGAACTCTTGGATCTTTTCCGATACCTCCCCAGTAATTCTCCCTGCTTTAACTTCTTCCTCCCATAACTTGATCCCATACACTTCCAGCAGAATTCTTTGCTAAAACATCAGTGTAGTCATGTCAAGTCTTTCGTTTCATTGTCCCCAGAGGTTTCTGCTGAAGGTTGGATCTGAAGGAGTGTCTGGCTTTCTCCCATTAGTATGTGGTAGCTATCATATGACTTAACTTCCCTCATGTGCACTTGAAAGGTACAA from Symphalangus syndactylus isolate Jambi chromosome 16, NHGRI_mSymSyn1-v2.1_pri, whole genome shotgun sequence encodes the following:
- the LOC129465019 gene encoding transmembrane emp24 domain-containing protein 11, producing MQMLTFLLCFGFPFSTAFYFHAGEREEKCLIEDIPSDTLVTGTFKIQQWDIGRHTFLESAPGLGMFVTITTYNDEVILSKLYGPQGTFYFTSHSPGEHIICLESNSTRLVSFGGSRLRIHLDIRVGEHDLDAAIAQAKDKVNELTFKLEHLIEQIEQIVKEQNYQRDREENFRTTSEDTNSNVLWWAFAQILIFISVGIFQMKYLKDFFIAKKIV